One Thiovulum sp. ES DNA window includes the following coding sequences:
- a CDS encoding HPt domain-containing protein (PFAM: Hpt domain), which yields MIIVPTNKHIRFSKDAVAKELGVPPMFVDKLVGKLLKDIDHDIRELEHAIDSKDAEKIASLAHRIKGASANLRLKYLADLFLEIELPAKSGVFEGFDNLIDACKKEVEHIRGVMG from the coding sequence TTGATAATTGTCCCTACAAATAAACACATTCGTTTTTCAAAAGATGCGGTCGCAAAAGAGCTTGGAGTTCCCCCAATGTTTGTCGATAAACTTGTTGGAAAACTACTCAAAGATATTGACCATGACATAAGAGAATTAGAACATGCAATTGATAGCAAAGATGCTGAGAAAATTGCAAGTCTTGCACATAGGATAAAAGGAGCTTCTGCAAACTTAAGACTTAAATATCTTGCAGATCTATTTTTAGAAATTGAACTACCTGCTAAGAGTGGAGTTTTTGAAGGATTTGATAATCTTATCGATGCTTGTAAAAAAGAGGTTGAACATATTCGAGGTGTAATGGGGTGA